The window TTGCTAGAAGCCTAATGACTGTAATAGGTTGACACACGCTGCCTCGGTGTGCTTTACATGGAAGAGGTCTTTCACAATCTCATAATTGGTTACTGCCTATCTTTCCGAGCATGCCACATAAATGATATAATCTCATCTCAGTCTAGATCATTTGTAGGTCTCCTTGAACTATATTTGTTAAAATGAACCAACCCGGAACTTATATGGAATGGTTAATTACATAAACGTTGTCAAATGTAACCTACTGGTGGGAGACCCGGAATAAGAAATGTGCTTAAACGTCTGACAATACTTCGAGAGGAAAAAAGAGTTGGGTTTCAAGTAATCCCAACAAGGGGCAATACGTACGACATGCATATTTGGCTAGTACGAGTTTGTAGTTGGATTCATGGACCATGTGAAGAGCAAGCAAGCTTGATTTCCTTTACAGAAATGCTAAGCCATTTCAGAAGTATAACAATCTTTGACTGATGCATTGGATCCAGGCATATCATTACACAATGTGTCTTCAACTCTGCAACTATTTTACTTGGTAATTTGAAGTTTTGGTACGGATAGAAATCACAGAATTATACATAGGAGTGATAGGACTGATCAGATTGGAAGCCAAATTTCCCTCCAATTTACAATGCAACAAAACTATCACTAAAAGGTGATGGATCGATCGAAGGCTCAGGCGCCTACAGCAAAATAGGATGACTCAGCTCACAACAGCAAATGGAAAACAAGAGATACTATGCATTTGCGTGATCAGGGAGACGTTTTAGGTCCATCTCAACTTGTTGGATCGTCCATTGCATATTTTCCAGTTTCTGAAAAGGAATATTAATAATGTTTAGAGTTTAGCCCAAAAAAGCAAGTGATGGACATCAGTAAGTGTTGTTATTACCTTTACAATATCGTGGTACTGCCTCGCAATATTATCAAAGTGAGGATCAACACCCTGATACTCTCGAAGACGAGTAACCTGATTGGAAAAGAGGACTTGTAAATTAATAAGGAAACCCAGCAGGATTGCAGTCAAAAGTAAGATTATAATGATCAGGTTGATTAAGTTGACAAATGTAATCAGGAACAGTAGACTCAGCAATATCTTAAATATATATTAGCAGCTGGAATATTCCAGAATATCAGCTTGTGAATTGGGCATACTGTTTATAATGCGGATTAGTAAGTATGGTTCCAATATGATATAGAAATACGAGAAAATTTAAAACCATAAACAATCAGGTGAGAAACTAACTGAAAAAGACTAACCAGAAACTAAGTACTACAACTGGGGGAGATTTATTAAATCTTTCCCACTGTCTCAGTGTCGGCACATAAAAATTACAACTGATGAGAAATCGCATTAGATAAAACAGGATGGGAATGAGAATAACATACTGCTTTATTATAAGCCATAGAAGCTTCTTCTGTAGCTTCAAGAAGATATTTCCTGCAAATAAGTTTAAATGATTAGAATATTATTCAACCTGTAACTCTGTAAGTTGCTATTATTTCAAGGGGTCGTCAATAATACCTTATTTTATGAAGAGCTGGTATTGACTCATTCGTATAAGTTTCAAGAAGGAGAACATTCTCCAGAACCCTAAAATAAAATGGGGAATCTTTTAATTAAGGAACCATAATAGAATCAAAAGCATAAATACAGTTAACTGAGTCTTGGGGACCACAAGCAAAAACCTTCACTTATATCGTATATTTAGCAACACTAATTAATGTCACAAAAAACAATTCACAGACAGAACAGGCAACAAACCTCAATTTTGCACTCATGGTCTCACACCTTTTGCACAGCCATGTTTTTCGCAGATCCTCCTATCAACATTACGTACAACAAATGTTAAAGAAGGCTTATCATCATGGGAAACAGAATAGAGATGATAAGAAAAAGTTTTTGAAGGTGCATGAACAAATATCTTTCCTTGAAAATATACGAAACGTAGGTGCTTACATATTTATGTTGATGCTGCAACTTCAAATCTTTGACCAACTTAATAAGCACTGCCAGTATCTGCTCTAAGACCTAGTTTGTCCAAAAGGGGTTTTACATCAAATATCCTCACAAACAAATGCATCAAGTATGAAACAGCAAGAACATGAACATCAATTATACATTCCCATACGTTATAATATTCAGCAAATTTTCTATCTGCAGAATATAGATCGTCTTGAAGAGCTGCTTCATCCCTTTCCATCTCTTCAATTATTAACTTTACCCTGATAATAATGAGACAATGCAACAGAATGAAGATCATAATGTAACTGAAATATTTAAGAACAGTGGTTTTGAACATTATGGATTCACTAGAAGCAAAGGTCGTCATTGCAGTTAAGAGACCTACAAAAAGAAATGAAAAGTTCTTGCCGCACACATATTTTGCAACCACTAGCTTAATAATGTGAAACATGAGTTTGCTAATCAACTTCTGAAAGAAAAATAACAATTTTCTTAAAATAAAACAAAAAAGACATAGAAGTGATTGCTGTGTAGCCTTTCTGTGAGTAACATTTTCTATATTCTTCTCCAATTATGAGACTACTCATGTTAGCTACTAGGCTACTAGCCAATGTAACAGCCGTTTTCATGTCAAATACTATTGTCACACATGCATCAAAATTTCATCACTCCGTGTAAAAGGATCTTGTCATAAAATAAAAATTACAATAGAAGAGTAACTCAAACCTTTCTGGAAGTCGAGCATTAAGATTTTGATGTCCAGATGATGACTCTGCAGCAATAAAGCATTGGTATTAATCGTGCTGATAACCTTTATGCTTGTGTATGTATATAATTATTCACATAGTGCACTGCCAGTTATGAAGTCCATGTTTTGTTTATTAAGTTTCCAGGATATTTGCAAACTTATTCATCCTCAAGGTCCCCTACTGGAAAGAGAAGCCTGATACTGATTTATGGCAATACATATGGGCATTTCTCCCGTAACAAATGTTAAGCAAATAGAAATGACTCCATCAAATCATTAGTAGTTTGACACAGATGATGATTTGAATTTTACACAAAATGATTAAGCTGTGAGAAGTAGATAAACAATATTTACATCATCCAGATTCAACTGGATATGTGTTTAGTTTATGCATGGGTTGGACTTGGAAAGAGGAAGAGAGGAATAGAGAGAAAGAGAGTATCATACCAGTGTCATCCATTATAACTGCATCAGCTAGCTTATCGCATTTAGTTTGCAAACGAGCCTCAATCTCACGTGAAAGAGACACTTGATATTCTGACATATCCTGCAGTTGAAGCATCACTAAGGTATTAACAACAGAGCCTAACAAAGGTTAGATTTCATTGTTTACATAAGAACATATAAAATGCTAATCAAAGATCACTGTTTTTTAATTAAAACCAGAATGGGCATTATACCGTGGAGAATGGTGTTTGTTGCAGCTGTGTTTGCCATAAATAAGCAGGTGTGATTCCAAGAAAACAATTGGGAACACCACCCACTCCAGGTTCCACAACATCAGAAGCACCAAGTGAAAGATTGTTGTTTGCTGCACTACTGGTGCCAGTTGCAGTAGTATAGCTTGTTGAGTTGGAACTTGAGCTGATTGTAACTCCAGTGCTAGTGCTATCAAGGGAACTCCGTGACAACACACTGCATTTCTCAATTTCTTCCTCATGAATTTCTCCATCTTTAGAGATCAGAGGAAGCCTCAACCTTTGGGCTGCTTCGGCAACGATCATTCGATGCTCTAATGTCTCGTACAGCTAATATGGACACCAAAAGCCCACTCTAACCAGCTTTAGACTACCATATGTCTCACACAGAACATAGAAAACTAATGCACATTTGAGCATAAATGCAAATAGAATTAACCTTTTGTCCATCGCCATCTCATAGCAACTTAGATTTTGCATAGTCAATTTTAGAAGACGTTTTACTTTCAATTACGTTGTTCTTAAGTTGAACTAGTAGAACAAAATCACTCAGTTCCCATCGAAACAAACCACACAGACAATTCCATTGTAAACACCACAGGCACGTAATGTGAAGTGCATTTCAAACTAAATAACCTAGAAAATTCCAAAAAAGCAAGTGACAAAAATGGGAACCTGCGGGGAGCTCTTCAATCCCAACTGCTGATACACACCCTGCACATCTCGACTTCCACCAAGGTTAGCCATCGAAACGGCTTGCTGGTACTCTTCCACCATCGCCATCGCCTCGCTGTACAGTGCCTACAATCAAAACCCACACTCTTTAC of the Fragaria vesca subsp. vesca linkage group LG6, FraVesHawaii_1.0, whole genome shotgun sequence genome contains:
- the LOC101313133 gene encoding uncharacterized protein LOC101313133 gives rise to the protein MVKGGVQQAQNLPADLTQVIDQLERHCLAPDASLVSKSAYYDLQLAREEMSKERLRYLEAMALYSEAMAMVEEYQQAVSMANLGGSRDVQGVYQQLGLKSSPQLYETLEHRMIVAEAAQRLRLPLISKDGEIHEEEIEKCSVLSRSSLDSTSTGVTISSSSNSTSYTTATGTSSAANNNLSLGASDVVEPGVGGVPNCFLGITPAYLWQTQLQQTPFSTDMSEYQVSLSREIEARLQTKCDKLADAVIMDDTESSSGHQNLNARLPERVKLIIEEMERDEAALQDDLYSADRKFAEYYNVLEQILAVLIKLVKDLKLQHQHKYEDLRKTWLCKRCETMSAKLRVLENVLLLETYTNESIPALHKIRKYLLEATEEASMAYNKAVTRLREYQGVDPHFDNIARQYHDIVKKLENMQWTIQQVEMDLKRLPDHANA